GTCTGATGGTCGTAATAACATCTACTCCCACTAAGTAAAACTGAAAAAATCAGACTACATATGATTTATTTTAGACTAACCCTGTTTTCTTGCAGGGTCCTTTTCTTTTTTACTGAGGTGAGTCTTTTAGCTGATGACGTCATTGAGGTAAAACAGGTGAACCGTAAGGATTAAAACCGTACTACAAGCTTATGGGGTATCAGGTAAATAGTGCATGACAGCAGACAATCACACCTCACAAAGCGGTTTTGATAACATTAAACAAAGAAAAACCCTGCAATAAGACCTGGTAAGAGAGTAAATGCAGGGGTGGAAAAATTACAGATATTAATCTTTAAGTTTTACTTACTGAGGGTAGATGTTATACGACCATTAGGTAGATCTAATATGAAGTTTTTATGTGATGACTAATACATTCACTACAACAATAATTTAAATGAATATAATTGTTAGCAAAATAAAAGCTTCTAGCCTGAAAAATGCGGCTCTTCAGTACTTGTTATGCTAAAATAACAAGTACTGAAGAGGGAACAGGGAACAGGGAACGGGGAACAGTGAAGAAAGAAACGAAGTTTTCTGTTTGCCTTGCCTGATAACATTTTTGTAAATCTAACAGTTATGGTAAGGAAAAAAGGTATTAAAGCTTTAACGGAAATTCTGGATATAGAAGGGGTAAAAGTCATATCCCATCGGCTTCATGCTGGAATTGGACTTATACTACAAACCGAATCAATTTCTGATTATAGTATTTGCCTACGTTGTGGAACCGTAAGTCATAGATTACATCAAAATCATCGATACATAGTAAAAGACTTACCATTTGGAGAAAAACCAGTTTTTTTAGAAATAAACTTTTATACAATTCAAATGTGAGGTGTGTAAAAAACCTTTTAGTGAAGAATTAGATTTCGTAAGCCGAAAAAGGACATATANNNNNNNNNNTTGGAGAAAAACCAGTTTTTTTAGAAATAAACTTTTATACAATTCAAATGTGAGGTGTGTAAAAAACCTTTTAGTGAAGAATTAGATTTCGTAAGCCGAAAAAGGACA
This genomic interval from Scytonema hofmannii PCC 7110 contains the following:
- a CDS encoding transposase family protein; translated protein: MPDNIFVNLTVMVRKKGIKALTEILDIEGVKVISHRLHAGIGLILQTESISDYSICLRCGTVSHRLHQNHRYIVKDLPFGEKPVFLEINFYTIQM